TCAGTGAAGCGATAGTCCACAAAGCGAACGCCGTTCGCCTTGCACAGTGCGAGGACCTCGGCGGGTGTCCTCTTTTCGATGCCTTTCCCCATAGATGCTCCTTTAGCGGGCGATTTCTCGCCGGTACATTGTTCGTGCAACAGGATACGCACTCCTGGCGACGCGCACTAGGGCCGTATTATGCCTCAGATTCACCCTGGGTACTGAATCGTCATGTAACAACAGTGTTACGAGCTTCACAAACCAGGTGCTGAACCCGGTTCAGGTCTATCGTTGAAGCGATAGCCGACGTTGCGGACGGTGTCAATGAAGACGTAAGGGCCGTGCTCGATCTTGCTGCGGAGGCGGCGGATGTGGACGTCCACGGTGCGCGTGCCGCCATAGTAGTCGTAGCCCCAGACTCGGTTGAGGAGCGTTTCCCGGGTAAAGACCTTGCCGGGATTGGTGGCAAAGAATTTGAGGAGCTCGTACTCCTTGAAGGTGAGCTCCATCCGCTTGCCGCCCTGAAGTACTTCGTAGCGCGAGAGGTCAATGACAAGGTCGCCCACACGGATGACGGCGTCCGCGCCGACGCCCTCAGGGGCATGCTTGCGGAGAAGGGCGCGGATGCGGAAGGCGACCTCCGGCAGGCGAAAGGGCGAGACGGCGAAATCATCAAAGGGGCCGACCTGCTCGAAGGCAGGCAGGCTGCCGGCGGAGAAGAGGGCGAGGATGGGAAGCCTTTCGCCATCGGCGCAGGCGGCCAGGAACTGGGCGAGCTCCGGGTTGGAGGGGGCGACATCGTTTAGGTCGAGGATGGCGAGGGTGGGGCGGTCGCCGTCAAGCATTTCCAATGCGGCGGCGAGGTCGCCCGCGGAGACGGTCTGGGCGTCAGCCTGGGTTGACGCGGCAAGGGCGGCCTGAGCGCCAGGGGTTTCGCCGCCGATGATGAGGATGCGAGCCATAGGAAAAAGGACACCGCCACAGGGGGATGAAGGGACGCCCTATGATAGCAAAATCAGGGGCTGAACGGGAGCGACGAGCCGCAGCAGCAATCGAGCGGCCCTTTGCCTACCACCAGAGCTTGCCCTTCACCTGCTTTTCGATCTCTTCATAGCTCTTGGTCCAGAGGTGGGTGCTCAGGTACTTCCAGCCGCCATCGGCAAAGAGGCAAACGACGTTGCCCTTTTCCAGGCGGGCGGCGACCTTGAGCGCGCCGACGAGGACGGCGCCGGAGGAGATACCGGCGAAGACGCCTTCCTTCTCCGTGAGCTCGCGGGTGGCTTTGAAAGCCTCCGCGCTGCGGACGATGATGCGGCCGTTGAGGACAGACATATCGAGGACGGGCGGGATGAAGCCGTCCTCTAGGCTTCGGAGTCCCTGGATAAGCTCATCGGGATGGGGCGCGATGGCGACGACTTGCGTCTTGGGGTTCTTCTCTTTGAGGTAGCGCCCGATGCCGGTGAGGGTGCCGCCGGTGCCGAGGCCCGCAGCAAAGACGTCCACCTGGGGGAGATCGCGGATGATCTCCGGACCGGTAGTCTCATAGTGGGCCCGGGGGTTGGCCTCATTGCCGTACTGGTAGGGCATGAAGTAGCGCTTGTCCTTTGCCGCCATCTCCTGCGCAACGACGATGGAGCCGTTGGTGCCGGACTTGCCGTCCGAAAGGACGATCTCCGCGCCGTAGGCGCGCAGGAGCTCGCGCCGCTCCACGCTGACGTTCTCCGGCATCACCACTTTCACCTGGTAGCCGCGGGTCCGGCCGATCATGGCCAGGGAGATGCCGGTGTTGCCGCTGGTGGGCTCCAGGATAATGTGCTTCTTGGTGAGGGCGCCGGACTTTTCGGCGGCGTCCAGCATGTACTTGGCGATGCGGTCTTTCACGCTGCCGGTGGGGTTCTGCCCCTCCAGCTTGGCGAAGATGCGCACGCCCTTTTTGGGGCTGGAGTTGCGCAGCTCCACCAGGGGCGTTTTGCCGATGGCCTCGACGAGGTTGGCGTAGAGCATACGGGGTGTTGTGCGAAGCCCGGGGTTAGGCGCCGCCGCAAAAGACCTCGTAGTCTATGAGCTCTTTCACCGTCGGGTGGTTGCCGCAGAGGGGGCACTTGGGATCGCGGCGCAGCTTGACCTCGCGGAACTCCATCTCCAGCGCATCGAAGATCATCAGGCGGTTCACCAGAGGCCGGCCGAGGCCGAGGATAAGCTTGATCGTTTCGACGGCCATGATGGAGCCGACGATGCCGGGGAGGACGCCGAAGACGCCCGCCTCGGCGCAGCTGGGCACCATGCCGGGAGGCGGCGGGGCCGGGTACAAGCAACGGTAGCAACCCTTGCCGGGCTCGAAGACGCTGACCTGGCCATCAAAGAGGAAGATGGAGCCGTGGACGAGGGGCTTCTTGAGGAAATAGGCGGCATCGTTGCTCAGGTAGCGGGTGGCGAAGTTGTCTGTGCCGTCCACGATGATGTCGTACTGGCTGAAGACCTCCATCGCATTCTCTGAGTCCATCCGCTTGGCGATCTGAATGACTTTCACATCAGGGTTGATATCGTTCAAGGTCTCGGCTGCAGAAACGACTTTGGGACGGCCGACATCGTTGGTGTCATGGAGGATCTGGCGCTGGAGGTTGCTGAAGTCCACCACGTCAAAGTCCACGATGCCCAGGGTGCCGACGCCTGCGGCGGCGAGATAGAGGGCCGTGGGAGAGCCAAGGCCGCCCGCGCCGAGGAGCAAGACCTTGGCATCAAGGAGCTTGCGCTGGCCGTTGCCGCCCACCTGAGGCATGATGATGTGGCGCGAATAGCGCTTCAGCTGTTGCGGCGTGAATGTTTTGGTCATCGTCATGGCGAACGTCCTTCCTGCGGAAAGAGGCGGGACCCGAAGGCTGTCTCCACAGATCGCACAGATTCTTGAAGAGCGTGCGTTCCTATCGGCTTAGATGATGCCTTTAGCGGCTAAGGTGCAGGCGCTGTTGCCTCAGAGCCGCCCCTAGAGAAATCAGGGGAAGTATATCAGAGGGCGTCTGACGACGGCAAACGGCGGGAAGGATTTATGTTCACTCCTGCCGGGCGGCCTTACCTGCCAAAGTCGGCACAGACGGCCTCCTGAAGGCCTCGGGCCCTGGCTGGCTGTCGCAGACCTGCGCCCGGTGCTAGAATCTTTTCCGCAGCTTTCCCGAATGGAGTCCCACGATGCGTTTTGCCTTTTCTGCCGAGGACGAGGCCTTCCGCAAGGAGGTCAAGGACTTCTATACGAAGGAGCTGCCGCCCGATTGGTACGGCGGGTACGACGAGCGGGACGAACAGCACCACTTCATCGAAAGCGTCCGCAAGAAGCTGGCGGCTAAGAAGTGGCTGACGATGTCCTGGCCGAAGGAGTACGGCGGGACGGAATCGCCCATGAGCATCCAGCTTATCTTTGCGGAGGAGAGCGCCTACTACCGCTTCTATGCCCGTGACGCCGGAGTCGGCTATCTTGGCCCCGCCATCATGCGCCACGGGACGCCCGAGCAGAAGAAGCGGTTCCTTGCCCCCATCGCCAATGCCGAAATAAACTTTCACCAGGGCTTTTCCGAGCCGGACGCCGGGTCCGACCTTGCCGGGCTGAAGACCAAGGCCGCCCGCGACGGCGACGACTTCGTCATCAACGGCACCAAGATCTGGGGCGGCCACCTCCACCTGGCCGACTACAGTTTCCTGCTGGCCCGGACCGACCCGAATACGCCGAAGCACAAGGGCATCACCTTTTTCATCATCCCAGCCAAGACGCCGGGCATCCGGTATGAAGAGTTCGGGAACCTGGGCGGCGGGATGCAGAACATCGTCTATTACGATAACTGCCGGGTGAATGCCAAAGAGTGCGTCATCGGCGAGGTAAACCAGGGCTGGTACCTGGCGACAACGCTCCTCAACCATGAGCGGGTGGTCATCGAGCACGCAGCGACGAACCAGCGCCTCCTAGAGGAGCTTGTGGCCTTTTGGCGCGCCCAAGGAGGCCACAAGAGGCACGACCCGCAGACGGCCGTCCTGCGCCACAAGCTGGCGGATATCGCGGTGCGGATCGAGACGTGCCGCATGATGGCCTACCGCATCGGGTGGCTGCAAAGCATCGGCCAGGCGCCCACGTTCGAGGCCTCTGAGGTCAAGATCTTCGGCAGCGAGCTGACGCAGCGGTTCGCCCACGTGGCCGTTGCGGCGCTGGGCCTCTATGGACAGGTGGAGCGCCATACGGCGCTGAAGCGCTATGTGCAGGTGGACGGCCGTATGGAGCACAACGTGCGCCAGCAGCTCATGTTCAGCATCGTGGGCGGCGCGAACGAGATCCAGCGCGGGCTCATAGCCAATAGAGGACTGGGTCTGCCGAGGGCGTAAGAACAGGAAGCCTTGATCCACAGATGACACAGATTGGTGCGGATCTTATCGGCATAGAAGAAAAGGAGAGGCAGCCTCTGACCAGGCATCGGATGGATTACAATAACAGGGCTCTCTCGCTCCTCCAAACAGCACCCAAGCTTCGGCAGGTCCAATGATTTCCTACCAAGCGCTCGCCGACAAGTCCATCCGGGGCGAATGTCTCACCCGGGACGAATGCCATGGCGTCCTCCGCTCGCCGGACAGCGACATCATGGACCTGCTGGCCGCCGCCTACCGGGTGCGGCGCACCTTTTGCGGCAACAAGGTCCACATCCATGTCCTCATGAACGCCAAGAGCGGCCTCTGCCCGGAGGACTGCGGCTACTGCTCTCAGTCCAAGATCTCCAAGGCGGCCATCGAAAAGTACCCGATGGTGACACGGGAGAAGCTGGTGGAGGGAGCGAAGCGGGCGAAGAACGCCATGGCGAAGCGCTTCTGCATCGTCACCGCGGGGCGGGGGCCGACGCCTAGGGAGATTGATTTCCTCACGGGCGCGGTGCGGCAGATCGTGGACGAGGTGGGCATCAAGGTCTGCGTCTCCGCAGGCCTGATGGACGAGGCGAAGGCGCGCGCCCTTCGCGAAGCGGGCGTGGACCAGCTGAACCACAACCTCAACACGAGCGAGCGCTTCTATTCCTCCATCACGACGACGCACACCTACCAGGACAGGATGCAGACGCTCAAGGCGGCGCGCGCGGCGGGCATGAACCTCTGCACCGGGGGCATCGTCGGCATGGGGGAGACGGACGACGACATCATTGACATGCTGCTGGAGCTGCGCGACCTGAACGTCCAGTCCATCCCCATCAACTTCCTCATCCCCATCAAGGGAACGCCGCTCCAGGATGAAGGGCGCCTGACGCCGCACCAGTGCCTGCGCATCCTCTGCCTGGCGCGCTTCCTCAATCCCAGGCAGGAGATCCGTGTCTCCGGCGGGCGCGAGGTGCATCTACGCTCCCTCCAGCCGCTTTCGCTCTATCCGGCGAATTCCGTCTTCACTGAGGGCTACCTCACCACGCCGGGGCAGCACTGGAACGAGACCCTCCAGATGATCAAAGACATGGGCTTTGCAATCGAGCACGGCGACGAGACGCCCGCCCACGAACCGGCCGCCGCGCGCGCATAAGCCGCCGCTCCGCGAATCTTCCCGCAGGACCACCTGATGCCGTCACAGCCGCCGCGCCATTCAGCGATATGGCATCCCTTCACCCAGATGGCTCGCTTCGATGCGGAGCCGAAGCTCGTCATCGAGCGGGCGCACGGGACGCGGCTGGTGGCCAAGGACGGCAAGGAATACCTGGACGGTGTGGCCTCCCTGTGGACCATCGTCCACGGCCACGGCGAGCCGCGCATCGTGGAGGCGATCAAACGCCAGGCGGAGCGGCTGCAGCACAGCACGCTCCTGGGAGTCAGCCACACGCCCGCGATGGAGCTTGCCGAGCGACTGCTGCAGCATGTGCCCAAGGGACTGCGATGGTCGTTCTTCAGCAGCGACGGCGCGAGCGCGGTGGAGGTGGCGCTCAAGATGGCGGTGCAATACTGGGGGAACGCCGGCCTGCCGGAGCGCACGCGCATCGTCTCCCTGGACATGGCCTACCACGGCGATACCCTGGGCGCGAGCAGCGTGGGCGCGGACGGCATCTTCCGCAAGCCGTACGAATCCCTGCTGGTCGAGCCGCTGCGCATCCCGAGCCCGCACCGCTATCGCTGCTCCGCCTGCGCCGCCAGAACCGCCTGCGACCTCACTTGCGCAACTGCGCTGGAGCGGCTCCTGGCGGAGCGCGGGAAGGAAGTCGCGGCGGTCATCGTGGAGCCGCGCGTCCAGGGGGCGGCGGGCATCATCGTCGCGCCGGAGGGGCACCTGAAGCGCCTGCGGGAGATCTGCGATAGGCACGATGTGCTGCTTATCGCGGACGAAGTGGCAACGGGCTTCGGCAAGACGGGCGCGATGTTCGCCTGCGACCTTGAAGGCGTGACACCGGACATCATGGTGCTCGGCAAGGGCATCACCGGCGGCTATCTGCCCCTTTCGGCGACGCTGGCGACGGAGAAGGTCTATCGCGCCTTCTATGACGCCGGGCACTATGAAAAGACCCTCTTCCACGGCCACACCTACGCCGGGAATCCAATCGCATGCGCCGCCGCGCTCGCCAGCCTGGACATCTTCGAGAAAGAGCCCGTCATCGAGCGCGTCCGCGCTCGGGCGGAGCGCCTGCGCCGGCTGCTGGGCGCGGCCTTCGCGGAGCACCCGAACGTCGGCGAGGTGCGCCAGCAGGGGCTGATGGTCGGCATCGAGCTCGTCGCCGATCGCGCGACCAAGCGGTCCTTCCCGGCGGCGGAGCGCATGGGCTGGCGCTCCTGCCTGGCGGCGCGGGAAAAGGGCGTCTTTGTGCGGCCCTTGGGAGACGTTATCATCCTCATGCCGCCGCTGTGCATCAGCGAGGCGGAGCTTGACGAGCTTGTAGGAGCGGTGAGCTATGGCATCGGGCGCGCGCTTCGGTCTTCCCCCGGCTTGGGCTGACAGCCTGGCGGCGGAGCTGCGCGAGATCGAGCGGCTTTCGCTCACGCGCACCATCGTGACGCCGGAGAGCGGCCCGGAGGCGCGCGTCGCCCTGGGGGGAAGGCGCTGCCTGCACTTCACCTCCAACAACTACCTGGGGCTCAGCACCGACCCGCGCCTCATTAAGGCGGCGAATGCGGCGACACTGCGCTACGGCGCGGGCGCTGCCTCCTCCCGGCTCCTCTGCGGCTCGACGCCGCTGCACCACGAGCTCGAGGCGCGCCTGGCGAAGCTGAAAGGGATGCAGGCGGCATTGCTCTACAGCTCGGGCTACCTGGCGAATGTGGGGCTCATCTCCGCCCTAGCCGGCCCCGGCGATACCATCTTCAGCGATAGCCTGAACCACGCCTCCATCATTGACGGCACGCGCCTTTCGCGCGCGGAGACCGTCATTTACCGCCACTGCGACCCGAGCGACCTGGAGCGCTTGCTGAGAAAGTCGCGCGCGAAGCGGAAGCTCATCTACACCGAGTCGGTCTTCAGCATGGACGGCGATATCGCGCCGCTCCCGGACATCCTCACGCTCGCCAAGCGATACGGCGCGCTGCTGGTGATAGACGAGGCGCACGCCACCGGCATCCTGGGTCGCGATGGCGCGGGCGCGCTGAGCCATTCCGGCATCACGGGCGGGCCCATCGCCGTCATGGGGACGCTTTCCAAGGCCCTCGGCTCGGCGGGCGGCTTTGTGGCAGGCGATGCGACGCTCATCTCCTTCCTTATCAACCGATCGCGCACCTTTATCTTCAACACCGCCCTCCCGGCGGGCTCCGTGGGGGCGGCGCTGGCGGCGCTCGATATCGTCGCAAAGGAGCCATGGCGAAGAACCACCGGCTTAGCGCTCGCCCAAAGACTTCGCGAAGGCTTCCGCGACCTCGGCTATCCGGAGACGCCATCGCAGACGCAGATTGTGCCGCTGGTCATCGGCGCGGCAGATGCGGCAGTGGCGATGGAGCGGCGCTTGCGGAAGCGGGGCATCCTGGCGAAGGCCGTTCGCCCGCCGACGGTGCCGAAGGGCACTTCGCGGATACGATTCAACCTGATGGCGACGCACACCGAGCAAGATGTAGACGCCGTGCTGAAGGCCCTGGGGAAGAGCCGCCGTGGGTAGCATATACCTGGTCACCGGCACTGATACCGGCGTGGGCAAGACCATCGTGGCGGCGTGGCTGGCGAAGCGGCTCGCGGCAAAGCATAAGGTGGCGCTGGTGAAAGCGGTGCAGACGGGCGCACAGCCCCTGGTGGACGGTGATGAGGCGCAGTACCGCAGGCTGACGAAGAATCCGGCCCTCTCCACCTACACGCTGGCCGCCTATCCCGAGCCGCTAGCGCCCTTGATCGCGGCGCGGCGGGCCGGGGCGACGATAGACGCAAGAAAGATCGCGCGCGAGTGCACGGCCATCGCCAAGCGCCACGAGGTGACCATCGTAGAGGGCGCGGGCGGACTCCTGGTGCCGCTGGCGAAGGGCTACGACTTCGCAGATCTGGCGAGGACGCTCAACGCGCCGCTCATCATCGTCATCCGTCCGGGGTTAGGGACGCTGAACCATACGATGTTGACGGTGGAGGCGGCGGAGCGCAGAGGGCTGGCAATAGCAGCGCTGTTCTGCAGCGGCCTTTCGCCGAAGCCGCCGGTGGTTGAGGCGGAGAACGTGCGCTTTCTCAGAGAGCGCTACCCCAAGCTGCCGCTCATCACGCTGAAGAAGGCGACGAAGGGGCAACTGGCGAAGCTGGCGATGGGGGCAAGCGCGTATGGGAAAGTACCCGCGCTGCTACGCAACACCACCATCAAGCGCTCACGACTCCCGTAAGACCGCGCAAGGTCTACTTCGCCGGGACGCCGAGGAACTGCCGCACAGCCTTCTCGAAGGCGACGGGATTATCGCCCTGGACAAGGTGGCCCGCGTTGGGCACTTCAGCGAAGGAGCAGCTCTTCACCGCGGCCACGATCTTCTTGGCCGTCTGCGAAGTCAGGATGTCACTGTTGCCGCCGCGCACCAGGAGCACCGGACACGTGATGGCCTTGAGCTCGGCCCAGAGCTTGTCCGTGATCTCGCCGCCGCCGCGCTGGCGCAACCCTCGACGGCGGTCGTACTTCCAGGTCCACTTCCCGTCAGGCAATTGCTTCAAGTTGTTCAGCAGACTGCCGCGGATCTGCTTCTCCTCCCGGTGCGGATTGTAACGCTTCACCCGCTCAACGAGCCAATCGAAGGACTCGAAGACCTCCGTGTCCTGGAGAAACTCACCGATGCGCTTGGAGCCGGCCATGTTCACTTCGGGGCCGATATCGCAGATGACGAGCTTGCTCACCTTCATGGGGTGGCGGTAGGTGAAGCCGTAGGCGTTGCGCCCACCCATGGAAAGACCGACAAGGACAAACTGCTTGAAGCCGATGGCGTCTGTAAAGGCGTCAATGTCCTTGACGTGAGACTCCAGGGAATAGTCGCCCTCCTGGGACCAGTCGCTATCGCCGTGGCCGCGCTGGTCGAGCGCCACGATGTGGAACTGGTCGCGCATTCCGAGGGCGAAGAAGTCCCAGCTGTGGGCCGTCTGCGCGCCGCCGTGGAGGCAGAGGAGCTTGGGCTTGCCGTGGTTGCCCCAATCGAGATAGTTGAGCTTCATGCCGTTGGCGGTGACGGTCTTGCTCTCCGGGACGGCGTCTTGGGCGAACTTGATGCCGATGGCGCGCGCCGCCTTGTGGACTTCCATGCCGCCGAACTTCTCTGCCAGGGTCATTCCTGCACCTCAGATGTGAGATATGGCGTGGCTCAGTGGATGCCCGCCTCGTCAACCAGCTTCGCGAACTCTTCGATCGGCACGGCGGTCATCGTCTCGTACCGCACGTTGCCGTGGGAGGCCTCTTTCGCCAGGATCTTCATGGCGACCTTCTCGTTAGGGCAATCAAGGATGGCCAAGAAGTCATATTGCCCCATGAGGGCGTAGCTCGCCAGCAGCTTGCCGCCTAGGCGCTCGGCGTTGGCAGCGGCATGCTTGTGGCGGAGGGAAAGGTCCCGCATGTAGGCGGCTCCCTCCGTGGTCAGTTTGCCGAGGGCGACAAAAATCGGCATACAGCACCCCTAGAACTTGTGGCCTTTGCGCTTCAGGATGTAAACGTTGATCGCGATGGTCAGCACGAAGAAGACCAGGAATCCCCAGAGAACATTCCGCGCGGCCGCCATCACGATGAGGGCGATGGCCAGGGATATTCCCAGGCTCACCATACGCTCCTGAAACGTGAATGGCGAGGGCTCTTTCTTACGTTTGAGGTCGGGCACGGCTAGCGCAGCCCTTTCAATCGTTCGATATTCTTCGCGTCCGGCCCTTCGCCGTCGAAGCCGGGGACTTCCAGATAGAAGGGCACGTCCTTGAAGGCCGGATGCTTCATGATATTGGCGAAGCCCTTCATGCCGATGGGCCCTTCGCCGATGTTATCGTGCCGATCCAGGCCGCCCCCGAGGGGGCACTTGGAATCGTTGGCGTGAACGGCGACGAGCTTTTTGGCGCCGACCTCTTTCTCCAGCTCCTCCATCACCCGATTGAGGCCGTCCTTGGTGGCCACATCGTAACCGTTAGCGAAGGAGTGCTGGGTATCTAGGCAGACCTTCACCCTTGGATCGCCGACCTCCTTGATGACCGCGCCGATCTCCGCGAAGGTGGCGCCGATGGAGTTGCCCATCCCCGCGCTGTTCTCGATGATGAGGGAGACGTCCTTCGGCATGGCGTCCAACACCTTGTGGAAGGCGGCGGCCACCTGGGGAAGCACCTTTTCGAAGCTCTGTCCCTTGTGGCTCCCGATGTGGAAGATGGTGCCCATGGCGCCGATGTTGCCCGCCACGCGCTGGTACTGGAGCAGCGATTCGATGCCCTTGGCGACAAGATCGGGGTTCGGCGAGCCGAAGTTGATGAGGTAGACGCCGTGGAGGACGCATGGGCCGATGCCCGTTCTCGCCGCCTTTTCCTTGTAGGCCTGGAGCTCCTTCGGCGAGTGGTTCTTCACGTGCCAGTTGGTGGGGCCGGAGGCGAAGATCTGGATGCACTCCGCGCCGATCCTCTGGGCGTTGTCTATCGCCTTGTCCAGGCTGCCGGCCGCCGAGACATGCGCGCCGATCTTCACAGGGTTGCGCTCCTTCCAGCACAGCCGCCCACGGATGACTCACCAGGGTTGGGAGGCCGCTCGCTATGGTATCATGGCGGCGTTTTCTTGCCTACATCCTTGGGGGAGCAGCATGCCCATCACATTGCAGTTCGGAATGACCTTCGGCGGTCGCGGCGGATCGATCGCGGACGATGCGGTCCGCCTGGAGAACCTCGGCTTCGATTCCATCTGGGCCGGTGAGCACATCATCTGGCGCCATCCGATGCACGACGGACTCATGACCCTGGCCGTCGCCTCCTCAGTGACCAAGCGCGTCCTGCTCGGCACCTCCATCCTCTTGATGCCGCTCAAGCATCCGATTCTCGTCGCCAAGGCAGTCGTGACGCTGGACCATGCCTCCAACGGGCGCGCCATCCTCGGCGTCGGCGTCGGCGGGGAGTACCCGAAGGAGTTCATCGCCATGGGCGTGAAGCGGGAGGAGCGCGGCCCCCGGACGAACGAGGCCATGCAGATCATGAAGCGGCTCTGGACGGAGAACAACGTCACCTTCAAGGGCCGATTCTGGAATCTGGAGGACGTCTCCATCGAGCCCAAGCCGGTGCAGAAGCCCTGCCCCCCGCTCTTTGTCGGCGGGCGGCGCGGGTCCATCCCCCGGACGGCGCTCTACGGCGATGGATGGATACCGTATATGTACACGCCGGAGATGTACCGCGACGGCGTGAAGCAGATCGAGGAGATCGCGCACAAAGCGGGGCGTGACCCATCGAAGATCCAGAGAACGCTCTATGCCTTCACCAGCGTGGCCGACTCATTCGAAGAGGCGGCCGGATGGTCGGCGGCGGCGCTCGGCACGAACTACGCCCAGGACTTCACCCAGCTGGTCAAGAAATACCCCATCGTCGGCACGCCGAAACAATGCGCCGAGCGGATGCAGCAGTTCGTGGAGGCTGGCGTACGCCACTTCATCCTCGCGCCGTCAGGCCCGGCGGACAAGACGAAGGGCTTCGCGGAGATCTACGCGAAGGAAATCATCCCGACACTGCGGAAGTGGAACGCCTAATCGC
The nucleotide sequence above comes from Chloroflexota bacterium. Encoded proteins:
- a CDS encoding LLM class flavin-dependent oxidoreductase; this translates as MHSAPILWALSIALSRLPAAETCAPIFTGLRSFQHSRPRMTHQGWEAARYGIMAAFSCLHPWGSSMPITLQFGMTFGGRGGSIADDAVRLENLGFDSIWAGEHIIWRHPMHDGLMTLAVASSVTKRVLLGTSILLMPLKHPILVAKAVVTLDHASNGRAILGVGVGGEYPKEFIAMGVKREERGPRTNEAMQIMKRLWTENNVTFKGRFWNLEDVSIEPKPVQKPCPPLFVGGRRGSIPRTALYGDGWIPYMYTPEMYRDGVKQIEEIAHKAGRDPSKIQRTLYAFTSVADSFEEAAGWSAAALGTNYAQDFTQLVKKYPIVGTPKQCAERMQQFVEAGVRHFILAPSGPADKTKGFAEIYAKEIIPTLRKWNA